In the genome of Quercus robur chromosome 3, dhQueRobu3.1, whole genome shotgun sequence, one region contains:
- the LOC126716556 gene encoding probable pectinesterase 29 yields the protein MGGSWATISAAQFSGAGVRSRWCDHEGEVEFERSVGLREVKDVDRNCELHVKAKSIGLGKAYITAQGREQEQDTNGFVFKNCRVTGTGPAYLGRAYKSHSRVVFYQSTFDNIIAPEGWDAWHNKGKEGEITFAEADCQGPGASMSKRVKWVKTLSSEELEQLVTPKLFIDQGNWLGGQLGFV from the exons ATGGGTGGGTCATGGGCGACAATCTCGGCGGCGCAATTCAGCGGTGCTGGGGTGCGATCTCGGTGGTGTGATCACGAAGGTGAGGTTGAGTTTGAGAGAAGTGTGGGTTTAAGAGAGGTGAAGGATGTGGATCGG AATTGTGAATTACATGTAAAGGCAAAAAGTATAGGCTTGGGGAAAGCTTATATCACAGCTCAAGGCCGAGAACAAGAACAAGATACCAATGGTTTTGTGTTTAAGAATTGTAGAGTAACAGGAACTGGTCCTGCATATTTAGGGAGAGCATATAAAAGCCATTCGAGAGTTGTGTTTTACCAGTCAACTTTCGACAACATTATTGCCCCAGAAGGTTGGGATGCATGGCATAATAAGGGAAAAGA GGGAGAAATCACATTTGCAGAGGCGGACTGCCAAGGACCAGGGGCAAGCATGTCGAAACGGGTGAAATGGGTGAAAACGTTATCCTCAGAAGAATTGGAACAGCTTGTCACTCCAAAATTATTCATAGACCAAGGAAATTGGTTGGGAGGACAACTTGGTTTTGTATAA
- the LOC126716555 gene encoding probable pectinesterase 55: MVSPTFIFYLTLTLFLFLNVSTSTKTILVDKSGKGQFTTVQKAIDSIPSNNKQWTIILLNAGVYKERVTIIKDKQYIILKGESRLSTVIEWDDSGNSLESSTFKLYASNFMARNITFKNTYDLVLVNNVVKKITWAPAALLYADKASFYECSFVGIQDTLTDLVGRHFFDGCYVEGAIDFIWGYGQSLYQNSEIHVNGKSIGNWNAYITAQGRESDTQTNGFVFKYCKVTGTGTAYLGRAYRNHSAVVYFRSTFDNIIAPEGWDIWKQAGKEKYITYAEVECKGPGANMSKRVKWEKTLTAEQQKKFVDQKLFLNQDGWIEEQRLHL, encoded by the exons ATGGTATCTCCTACATTTATTTTCTACCTTACACTGACTCTCTTCCTTTTCCTAAATGTGTCCACTTCTACTAAGACCATCCTAGTTGATAAGTCAGGCAAGGGACAATTCACCACAGTGCAGAAGGCCATCGATTCAATCCCATCAAATAACAAACAATGGACAATTATCCTTCTCAATGCTGGTGTTTACAA AGAGAGAGTTACAATCATCAAAGATAAACAATACATTATTCTTAAGGGAGAGAGTAGGCTATCGACTGTGATCGAATGGGATGATTCTGGAAACTCCTTGGAAAGTTCAACCTTCAAGTTGTATGCTTCAAATTTTATGGCTCGTAATATTACATTCAAG AATACATATGACCTCGTGCTGGTAAATAATGTGGTGAAAAAGATTACATGGGCACCAGCAGCTCTTCTTTATGCAGACAAAGCATCATTTTATGAATGTAGTTTTGTTGGCATACAAGATACACTCACTGACTTAGTTGGTCGTCACTTTTTTGATGGTTGCTATGTTGAAGGTGCAATAGACTTCATCTGGGGTTATGGTCAATCACTTTATCAG AATTCTGAAATACATGTAAATGGAAAAAGTATAGGCAATTGGAACGCTTATATTACAGCCCAAGGTCGAGAAAGTGATACACAAACCAATGGTTTTGTGTTTAAGTATTGTAAAGTAACAGGAACTGGTACTGCATATTTAGGGAGGGCATATAGAAACCATTCGGCAGTAGTGTATTTCAGGTCAACTTTCGACAATATTATTGCCCCAGAAGGTTGGGATATATGGAAACAAGCTGGAAAGGA GAAATATATCACATATGCAGAGGTGGAATGCAAGGGACCAGGGGCAAACATGTCGAAACGTGTGAAATGGGAGAAAACATTAACGGCCGAACAACAGAAAAAGTTTGTCGATCAAAAATTGTTCCTAAACCAAGATGGTTGGATAGAAGAACAACGCCTGCATCTTTAG